The following coding sequences lie in one Babylonia areolata isolate BAREFJ2019XMU chromosome 7, ASM4173473v1, whole genome shotgun sequence genomic window:
- the LOC143283724 gene encoding ganglioside GM2 activator-like, with product MLRNVILIALLGVCYGSIFDKFSPLRKGIKRFEMDIPKETKKVDLGVSGQQADLLDKLNAALLVKGQPNGGSKLNLNSLLPLFGLHKPSGEAGHGNIQSFNIVNCSKEEAEKSTFIIESLKVTPDPVVLPGDLTFSFNIRVTKDIEEDFLVDLKLYKKMGSIDIPIPCIGEFGSCTYNVCDQLQQVVKCPQELEEHKINCKCPFYKNTYMEPGITASIDSPVFPEGDYKLSARMTAGGDFVGCYNATVTFG from the exons ATGCTCCGGAACGTTATACTGATCGCTCTATTGGGCGTTTGTTATGGTTCTATCTTTGACAAATTTTCACCTTTGCGAAAAGGGATCAAACGTTTCGAAATGGACATTCCGAAAGAGACCAAAAAAGTGGATCTCGGTGTCAGTGGACAGCAGGCAGATCTGTTGGACAAGCTGAATGCAGCCCTCCTGGTGAAGGGCCAGCCAAATGGTGGTTCGAAGCTGAATCTGAACTCACTGCTACCGTTGTTT GGTCTCCACAAGCCATCTGGTGAAGCAGGCCATGGCAACATCCAGAGCTTCAACATTGTCAACTGCTCAAAAGAGGAAGCGGAGAAGTCCACCTTCATTATTGAGAGCCTGAAGGTGACGCCAGATCCTGTGGTACTGCCAGGAGATTTGACTTTCTCCTTCAACATCCGTGTCACAAAAGACATTGAAGAAGATTTCTTG GTTGACCTCAAACTGTACAAAAAAATGGGTTCCATCGATATTCCCATCCCCTGCATCGGTGAATTTGGTTCCTGCACCTACAATGTGTGTGATCAGCTGCAGCAAGTAGTGAAATGCCCTCAGGAGCTGGAGGAACACAAGATCAATTGCAAGTGTCCTTTCTACAAG AATACCTACATGGAGCCGGGCATCACTGCCAGCATTGACAGCCCTGTGTTTCCAGAGGGCGATTATAAACTGTCAGCAAGGATGACGGCAGGAGGGGACTTCGTGGGTTGCTACAATGCTACAGTAACCTTTGGCTAG